The following proteins are encoded in a genomic region of Planctomycetota bacterium:
- a CDS encoding metallophosphoesterase gives MGVERVRIAQFSDLHLGASLSGGKLALPQAKADKRRSEQRQCLVRLAAHVRETRPALLLIPGDLFDSGEPEIDDLNFVINTLNTMAPVPVFIAPGNHDSYAPSSGYNPHSALYQGRGSGPKWGSHIRIFSAEQFETAPVPGHAGITVTGVAFHRHRPDSHRVLADLARAPQSGLRILLFHGALENYPRAGADKAVLPFTAAELERADYTYAAVGHYHRGGPVVGEHGRLLGAYAGAPFACSLNDTGAGTWLDVEISPQEPLKEAALHWHRCDDRAIHALEMDVTGLTDSTELGRRLDDLLAAARAGARDLVHLTLRGRLARGVPFAPAEALGDRFFHVAVDASALEPDHDVDLAAEPAGEPGLAATGQELFIWRMRQLYHQATSDEERHRIQEALCYGLDALTSGEIHLR, from the coding sequence ATGGGCGTCGAGCGCGTGCGCATTGCGCAATTCTCGGACCTGCACCTGGGCGCCAGCCTGAGCGGCGGAAAGCTCGCGCTGCCCCAGGCCAAGGCCGACAAGCGCCGGTCCGAGCAGCGCCAATGCCTCGTGCGCCTGGCCGCCCACGTGCGCGAGACCCGCCCCGCCCTCCTGCTCATCCCCGGCGACCTGTTCGACTCCGGCGAGCCGGAGATTGACGACCTGAACTTCGTGATCAACACGCTGAACACGATGGCCCCTGTGCCCGTGTTCATCGCGCCCGGCAACCACGACAGCTACGCGCCCTCGAGCGGCTACAACCCGCACAGCGCCCTGTACCAGGGGCGTGGCAGCGGCCCCAAGTGGGGCAGCCACATCCGCATCTTCAGCGCCGAGCAGTTCGAGACCGCGCCGGTGCCCGGACACGCCGGCATCACCGTGACCGGCGTGGCCTTCCACCGCCACCGGCCCGACAGCCACCGCGTTCTGGCCGACCTCGCCCGGGCGCCGCAGAGCGGCCTGCGCATCCTGCTCTTCCACGGCGCGCTGGAGAACTACCCGCGCGCGGGCGCCGACAAGGCCGTGCTGCCCTTCACCGCCGCCGAACTGGAGCGCGCCGACTACACCTACGCCGCCGTGGGCCACTACCACCGCGGCGGGCCCGTCGTCGGCGAGCACGGCCGCCTGCTGGGCGCCTATGCGGGCGCCCCCTTCGCCTGCTCGCTCAACGACACCGGGGCCGGCACCTGGCTCGACGTCGAGATCAGCCCGCAGGAGCCTCTCAAAGAGGCCGCCCTCCACTGGCATCGGTGCGACGACCGGGCGATTCATGCGCTCGAGATGGACGTGACCGGCCTCACCGACAGCACGGAGCTGGGCCGTCGCCTCGACGACCTGCTCGCCGCGGCGCGGGCCGGGGCGCGCGACCTCGTGCACCTGACCCTGCGCGGCCGGCTGGCCCGGGGCGTGCCCTTCGCCCCCGCGGAGGCCCTGGGCGACCGATTCTTCCATGTGGCCGTGGACGCCTCGGCCCTCGAACCGGACCACGATGTGGACCTCGCGGCCGAGCCGGCCGGCGAACCGGGCCTGGCCGCCACCGGGCAGGAACTCTTCATCTGGCGCATGCGCCAGCTCTATCACCAGGCCACCAGCGACGAGGAGCGCCATCGGATCCAGGAGGCCCTCTGTTACGGACTCGATGCGCTCACCTCGGGCGAGATACACCTGCGATGA
- a CDS encoding AAA family ATPase, which produces MTQLRELWIDGFGCLRTGHEAVRFDRERITLFLDENEAGKTTLQMALLASLYGLEDDLRRVDTSVRPHKAHWAPVGGGPFGTRLRVHDGRRLLEVRWDFAKGGDLRVIDVGSNRLVTDEVCPGASGHELGRRLLGVTLEEFLKTFVVRQDDLHRVRDAEGLAELAQRAADTQAGSSTVASAQEAIRGLLRGYPGVMLKGPGLIETEIARLADAVQTLEAQLAQLEADQKALAADDAEFQRVTAEREELRREAVRLDYLAQAAELEELRQQIEEAQRRRAALAALEAEREQLASLRSFPADKAEWLLQSQATRVGLLQNAEKADRAIAELRATALEPAKAELSTLGPLAQVTHEDEDTVHQLLGKTRDFEARERKLLDDIAREETQLAAQGAAIEDFDRLEERFADLKPEDAEFLLDHDRAVARAASEIEEAKRLALEATLRGDRVLAGRTGEQAAGRRLFLTGVAVMASAAVLGGLTILLDYRVAIAVALAGLAAGAWVAAKGRRRAQGAATLQADVLAKAQSEAAEADGRRAALARDQREHGRRLAALAAQFGYEQPEVLVEDYTSLHDLRRQCVALILLRRQEAELAAQREGIEAEVAALCAAWGQPFLPGTGLSRALVALQERMSASLRLRQRLDDLSRKLAEETERRDALRRQADALTAELQALFASAGIPQDQPVEKSISAFNDLAHQYHRFRQLTDELIPQASAGVVDTKTLDTWRADADRLHRAIATMREERPGLVSLVVKERASEYRRQKDEAARREEKLRAVAEDLGHRVLATHARCQAERPRLQDALAQRSEELARARRHRAALELAGQVLDEVGRAVHGLWAEELNRSASALLHRIAPSLSDLKFDNHLSFGLSHRTLPRPVHSTDGGPSLSAGTWDQVCLAVRLCIADFVSRRSNGGVLLLDDPFSRFDDARFEAAMRLLGEHVHGRHQVVLFSCQRQRFQWLRTRDARWFDANVVTRSVSATRAAP; this is translated from the coding sequence ATGACCCAGTTGCGCGAGTTGTGGATTGACGGCTTCGGCTGCCTGCGTACCGGTCATGAGGCGGTGCGCTTCGACCGCGAGCGCATCACGCTCTTCCTCGACGAGAACGAGGCCGGCAAGACCACCCTCCAGATGGCGCTCCTCGCCTCGCTCTACGGCCTGGAGGACGACCTGCGGCGGGTGGACACCAGCGTGCGCCCGCACAAGGCGCACTGGGCGCCCGTGGGCGGCGGCCCCTTCGGCACCCGCCTGCGCGTACACGACGGCCGCCGCCTGCTCGAGGTGCGCTGGGACTTCGCGAAGGGCGGCGACCTCCGCGTCATTGACGTCGGCAGCAACCGCCTCGTCACCGACGAGGTGTGCCCCGGGGCCTCGGGCCACGAGCTGGGCCGCCGCCTCCTCGGCGTCACCCTCGAGGAGTTCCTCAAGACCTTCGTCGTGCGCCAGGACGACCTGCACCGCGTGCGCGACGCCGAGGGCCTGGCCGAACTGGCCCAGCGCGCCGCCGACACGCAGGCGGGCAGCAGCACGGTCGCCTCGGCCCAGGAGGCGATTCGCGGCCTGCTGCGCGGCTACCCCGGCGTCATGCTCAAAGGCCCGGGCCTGATCGAAACCGAGATCGCGCGCCTCGCCGACGCCGTGCAGACGCTGGAGGCCCAGCTCGCGCAGCTCGAGGCCGACCAGAAGGCGCTCGCCGCCGACGACGCCGAGTTCCAGCGCGTGACGGCGGAGCGCGAGGAACTGCGCCGCGAGGCCGTTCGGCTCGACTACCTCGCCCAGGCCGCCGAACTCGAGGAGCTGCGCCAGCAGATCGAAGAGGCCCAGCGGCGCCGGGCCGCCCTGGCCGCCCTCGAAGCCGAGCGCGAGCAACTCGCTTCCCTGCGCTCGTTTCCGGCCGACAAGGCCGAGTGGCTCCTCCAGAGCCAGGCCACCCGCGTCGGCCTCCTCCAGAACGCCGAGAAGGCCGACCGGGCGATCGCCGAGCTGCGCGCCACGGCCCTCGAGCCCGCCAAGGCCGAGTTGAGCACCCTGGGCCCGCTCGCCCAGGTGACGCACGAAGACGAGGACACGGTCCACCAACTCCTCGGTAAGACTCGTGACTTCGAGGCCCGCGAGCGCAAGCTGCTCGACGACATCGCCCGCGAGGAGACGCAACTCGCTGCCCAGGGCGCGGCCATCGAGGACTTTGATCGCCTCGAGGAGCGCTTCGCCGACCTCAAGCCGGAGGATGCGGAGTTCCTGCTCGACCACGACCGCGCGGTGGCCCGGGCCGCCTCGGAGATCGAGGAGGCCAAGCGCCTCGCGCTGGAGGCCACCCTGCGCGGCGACCGGGTACTGGCGGGACGCACGGGCGAGCAGGCGGCGGGCCGCCGCCTGTTCCTCACCGGCGTGGCCGTCATGGCCTCCGCCGCCGTGCTCGGGGGCCTGACCATCCTGCTGGATTACCGCGTGGCCATCGCCGTCGCCCTCGCCGGCCTCGCCGCGGGGGCCTGGGTTGCCGCGAAGGGCCGCCGGCGCGCCCAGGGGGCCGCAACGCTTCAGGCCGATGTCCTGGCGAAGGCGCAGAGCGAGGCGGCCGAGGCCGACGGCCGCCGCGCGGCCCTGGCACGCGACCAGCGCGAACACGGCCGCCGACTCGCCGCTCTCGCCGCCCAGTTCGGCTACGAACAGCCGGAGGTGCTCGTCGAGGACTACACGTCCCTCCACGACCTGCGGCGCCAGTGTGTCGCGCTCATTCTCCTGCGGCGACAGGAGGCCGAGCTGGCCGCTCAGCGCGAGGGCATCGAGGCCGAGGTCGCCGCCCTGTGCGCCGCCTGGGGCCAGCCGTTCTTGCCGGGCACGGGCCTGTCGCGCGCCCTTGTGGCCCTGCAAGAGCGGATGAGCGCCTCCCTGCGTCTGCGCCAGCGCCTCGATGACCTCAGCCGCAAGCTGGCCGAGGAAACCGAACGCCGCGACGCGCTGCGCCGCCAGGCCGACGCCCTCACCGCCGAGCTCCAGGCGCTGTTCGCCTCGGCGGGCATCCCGCAGGACCAGCCGGTCGAGAAGAGCATCAGCGCCTTCAACGACCTCGCCCATCAGTACCATCGCTTCCGGCAACTCACCGACGAGTTGATCCCGCAGGCGAGCGCGGGCGTCGTGGACACGAAGACGCTGGACACGTGGCGCGCCGACGCCGACCGCTTGCACCGCGCGATTGCCACCATGCGCGAGGAGCGGCCGGGCCTGGTGTCGCTCGTCGTGAAGGAGCGCGCGAGCGAGTACCGCCGCCAGAAGGACGAGGCGGCGCGCCGCGAGGAGAAGCTGCGCGCCGTCGCGGAGGACCTCGGCCATCGCGTGCTGGCCACCCACGCGCGATGCCAGGCCGAGCGGCCGCGGCTCCAGGACGCGCTGGCGCAGCGGAGCGAGGAGCTGGCCCGCGCCCGACGCCACCGCGCCGCGCTGGAGCTGGCCGGCCAGGTGCTCGACGAGGTCGGACGGGCGGTCCACGGCCTCTGGGCCGAGGAACTCAACCGCTCGGCCAGCGCCCTCCTCCACCGCATCGCCCCGTCGCTCAGCGACCTGAAGTTCGACAACCACCTGTCGTTCGGCCTCAGCCACCGGACGCTGCCGCGGCCGGTCCACAGCACCGATGGAGGCCCCAGCCTGAGCGCCGGGACCTGGGACCAGGTGTGCCTGGCCGTGCGTCTGTGCATCGCCGACTTCGTGTCGCGCCGCTCGAACGGCGGCGTGCTGCTTCTCGACGACCCGTTCTCGCGCTTCGACGATGCGCGTTTCGAGGCGGCCATGCGCCTGTTGGGCGAGCACGTGCACGGCCGCCACCAGGTGGTGCTCTTCTCATGCCAACGCCAGCGTTTCCAGTGGCTGCGGACGCGCGACGCCCGCTGGTTCGATGCCAACGTGGTGACGCGCAGCGTCAGCGCCACCCGGGCCGCTCCTTAG
- a CDS encoding 1-deoxy-D-xylulose-5-phosphate reductoisomerase, translating into MAKRVAILGSTGSIGTSALAVLRHLGDDFELIGLAANTQWQVLASQIAEFRPKRAVLGSPAQFPLLAERAGSNCVELACGPDAVAALAASDDVDIVLNAIVGAAGLAPALAALRARKTLALANKECMVMAGELLNRAADDAGAHVVPVDSEHSAIFQSLQSGRPAEVRCVWLTASGGPFRTMPLDALDRVTPEQALRHPNWAMGPKITVDSATMMNKALEIVEARWLFRLEPHQIRVLVHPQSIIHSMVEFRDGSTIAQLGVPDMRVPIQYALTYPERRAGAVPSADLAAIGRLDFAEPDPERFPALALGHRAAEAGGTMGAVLNAANEVAVQAFLRRRLSFPDISRLVADVMAAHRLIEHPSAQAIAEADRWARQEAEVWLSS; encoded by the coding sequence GTGGCCAAGCGCGTTGCGATCCTCGGTTCCACGGGCTCGATCGGCACCAGTGCGCTCGCCGTGCTGCGGCACCTGGGCGACGACTTCGAGCTGATCGGCCTTGCGGCGAACACGCAGTGGCAAGTCCTCGCCAGCCAGATTGCCGAGTTCCGGCCCAAACGCGCCGTGCTCGGCTCGCCCGCCCAATTCCCGCTCCTGGCCGAGCGCGCGGGCTCGAACTGCGTGGAACTCGCCTGCGGCCCCGACGCGGTGGCGGCCCTGGCCGCGTCGGACGACGTGGATATCGTGCTGAATGCAATCGTAGGCGCCGCGGGACTGGCCCCCGCCCTGGCCGCGCTGCGGGCGCGCAAGACCCTGGCCCTGGCGAACAAAGAGTGCATGGTGATGGCCGGCGAACTGCTCAATCGAGCGGCTGACGACGCGGGCGCGCACGTGGTGCCCGTGGACAGCGAGCACTCGGCCATCTTCCAGTCCCTCCAGAGCGGGCGCCCGGCCGAGGTGCGCTGCGTCTGGCTCACCGCCTCGGGCGGCCCGTTCCGCACGATGCCCCTCGACGCCCTCGACCGCGTGACGCCCGAGCAGGCGCTCCGCCACCCCAACTGGGCCATGGGACCGAAGATCACGGTGGACTCCGCCACCATGATGAACAAGGCCCTCGAGATCGTGGAGGCCCGCTGGCTCTTCCGCCTCGAGCCGCACCAGATTCGCGTCCTGGTGCACCCCCAATCCATCATCCACTCGATGGTCGAGTTCCGCGACGGCTCGACGATCGCGCAACTCGGCGTGCCCGACATGCGCGTGCCCATCCAGTACGCGCTCACCTATCCCGAGCGCCGCGCCGGCGCCGTGCCCTCCGCCGATCTCGCCGCCATCGGGCGGCTGGACTTCGCGGAGCCGGACCCCGAGCGCTTCCCGGCGTTGGCCCTCGGACACCGCGCGGCCGAGGCCGGCGGCACGATGGGCGCCGTGCTCAACGCCGCCAACGAGGTCGCCGTCCAGGCCTTCCTCCGCCGCCGCCTCTCCTTCCCCGACATCAGCCGCCTGGTGGCCGACGTGATGGCGGCCCACCGCCTGATTGAACACCCGAGCGCGCAGGCGATCGCCGAGGCGGACCGCTGGGCGCGACAGGAGGCCGAAGTTTGGCTGTCTTCGTAG
- the rseP gene encoding RIP metalloprotease RseP translates to MAVFVVVKGVVLTIIAFGLMVFVHELGHFLAAKLIGVRVDCFSFGFGPKLLARTWRKTEYCLSAVPLGGYVKMAGGDEGEEATGAADEFVSKTPGQRTLVLVAGPLFSVLFGIPLAMGMFLVGRETPGSHVSYVAIGSPAWDAGVKQGDRVVGLGLNSIASFEELKQAVAETAPDEPLDLRVERGGKEIVLHITRPKGKPLGVICTYLHTTIKEIEADTPAAASDLRPGDKVLAVNGKPLRGWFDFRRHVLPNPDRPVTLDVERQGQTLQLTLTPKAVERPDPGFTVKLPTTVGFVRKGFPADGKLREGDVILRVNGKPVGDWWTLEDAAAEGPAELALAVQRGEEKLTVTVTREAGLMLTDTLGIAPTPVYVVTSVHAQTEPTLEVGDTIVKAGKNDLAEVIPQQGLYTPLDDVLVFLANAGEVTVRRGAEEFVVPLTPATRQVGQLGVVPTATEVIQKTSLLGSIVPALERTANISTFAFKVIAKLFQRDVPLSDLMGPVGIAQVTYLSATRGWADLLWLIHLITVNIGVFNLLPVPPLDGGRIVMLGYEKLRGKRPSRRIQEAILMAGLALVVVIFLVATFNDFRRLFF, encoded by the coding sequence TTGGCTGTCTTCGTAGTCGTCAAGGGCGTCGTCCTCACGATCATCGCCTTCGGGCTCATGGTCTTCGTCCACGAACTCGGCCACTTCCTCGCCGCCAAGCTCATCGGCGTGCGGGTGGACTGCTTTTCCTTCGGCTTCGGCCCCAAGCTCCTCGCCCGCACCTGGCGCAAGACCGAGTACTGCCTCTCCGCCGTCCCCCTCGGCGGCTACGTGAAGATGGCCGGCGGCGACGAGGGCGAGGAGGCCACCGGCGCGGCCGACGAATTCGTCTCCAAGACCCCCGGCCAGCGCACCCTCGTGCTCGTGGCCGGCCCCCTCTTCAGCGTCCTCTTCGGCATCCCGCTCGCCATGGGCATGTTCCTCGTCGGCCGCGAGACCCCGGGCTCGCACGTCTCCTACGTCGCCATCGGCAGCCCCGCCTGGGACGCCGGGGTGAAGCAGGGCGACCGCGTCGTAGGGCTGGGCCTCAACTCGATCGCGAGCTTCGAGGAACTCAAGCAGGCCGTGGCCGAGACCGCGCCGGACGAGCCTCTGGACCTCCGCGTCGAGCGCGGCGGCAAGGAGATCGTCCTCCACATCACCCGGCCCAAGGGCAAGCCCCTCGGCGTCATCTGCACCTACCTGCACACCACCATCAAGGAGATCGAGGCCGACACGCCCGCCGCGGCCTCCGACCTCCGCCCCGGCGACAAGGTGCTCGCCGTCAACGGCAAGCCGCTGCGCGGCTGGTTCGACTTCCGCCGCCACGTTCTGCCCAACCCCGACCGCCCGGTCACCCTCGACGTCGAGCGCCAGGGCCAGACCCTCCAGCTCACCCTCACCCCCAAGGCCGTGGAGCGGCCCGACCCCGGCTTCACGGTCAAGCTCCCCACCACCGTGGGCTTCGTGCGCAAGGGCTTCCCCGCCGACGGCAAGCTCCGCGAAGGCGACGTCATCCTCCGCGTCAACGGCAAGCCCGTGGGCGACTGGTGGACGCTGGAGGACGCCGCGGCGGAGGGGCCCGCCGAACTCGCACTCGCCGTCCAGCGGGGCGAGGAGAAGCTGACCGTCACCGTGACGCGCGAGGCGGGCCTCATGCTCACCGACACCCTCGGCATCGCCCCCACACCCGTCTACGTCGTCACCAGCGTCCACGCCCAGACCGAGCCGACGCTCGAGGTCGGCGACACGATCGTCAAGGCCGGCAAGAACGACCTCGCCGAGGTGATCCCGCAGCAGGGCCTCTACACGCCGCTGGACGACGTCCTCGTCTTCCTGGCCAACGCTGGCGAGGTCACGGTTCGCCGCGGCGCCGAGGAGTTCGTCGTGCCGCTCACGCCGGCCACCCGCCAGGTCGGCCAGCTCGGCGTCGTGCCCACGGCCACCGAGGTCATCCAGAAAACCTCGCTCCTCGGCTCCATCGTGCCCGCCCTCGAGCGCACCGCCAACATCAGCACCTTCGCCTTCAAGGTCATCGCCAAGCTCTTCCAGCGCGACGTGCCGCTCTCCGACCTGATGGGCCCCGTGGGCATCGCCCAGGTCACCTATCTCTCCGCCACGCGCGGCTGGGCCGACCTCCTCTGGCTCATCCACCTCATCACCGTGAACATCGGCGTCTTCAACCTCCTGCCCGTGCCGCCCCTGGACGGCGGCCGCATCGTCATGCTCGGCTACGAGAAGCTCCGCGGCAAGCGTCCCAGCCGCCGGATCCAGGAGGCCATCCTCATGGCCGGCCTCGCCCTCGTGGTCGTCATCTTCCTCGTCGCCACCTTCAACGACTTCCGGCGCCTGTTCTTCTGA
- a CDS encoding acyl carrier protein, with product MPDDTSVEDQLKAMIVERLFLNVAPADIADDDLLMEKFEIDSVRLFEIVIGLEEVFDISLEDDEFSIERFESVKAIAELVRSKLAAKA from the coding sequence ATGCCTGACGACACCTCCGTAGAAGACCAGCTCAAAGCCATGATCGTCGAGCGGCTCTTCCTCAACGTCGCTCCCGCCGACATCGCCGACGACGACCTCCTCATGGAGAAGTTCGAGATCGACTCCGTCCGCCTCTTCGAGATCGTCATCGGCCTCGAAGAGGTCTTCGACATCTCGCTCGAGGACGACGAGTTCAGCATCGAGCGCTTCGAGAGCGTCAAAGCCATCGCCGAGCTCGTCCGCTCCAAGCTCGCCGCCAAGGCCTGA
- a CDS encoding fused MFS/spermidine synthase: MARHRVEPEPAAARPAPRGVGLPLYIVVFVCGAVLMAFEMVGSRILAPTFGSTIFVWGSLIGVFLAALSLGYYVGGGLADRWPKFSLLGAIIAAAGLLVLVVPLIAPPCNHWIDRMSPGGRANPLLASMLLFFVPSVLLGMVSPYAVRLQAQSVATTGSVAGRLYALSTLGSIAGTLAATFWLVPTYWTSNTVKALGVCLVLVSLIALVPSLVRRGARASVAGLLAVAALLAGAAGLAAAKPPSYIRLEEGEKLVAEVDSPYQHIGVVLLSRGYGDQDKQWSLRMMFDKYIESEVMVQSGDPSDIRLKEPYESGAKYTDTLHLPFLFNKDARRVLIVGGGGGVVPTIFRRDYPQLEAIDVVEIDPTVVEVAEKYFGFRPGQNGVNTHVMDGRVYVRECPQQYDIILLDAFTGGRPPFHLLTTQFLTLVKARLGPRGVAHMNIISALEGEKSKLFWAMLKTFHHVFGPEHVYVFPKLYDPRWGQTRSRTDGMNIELVALNFEDFQNPLPKAIIEARARERVGTLIKIPSITRHAENHMTMDDLLCVRDPSEQRRAARQAEWRSAPLMTDDYAPVDNWVTD; encoded by the coding sequence ATGGCGCGTCATCGCGTGGAACCCGAGCCCGCGGCCGCCCGGCCCGCCCCGCGCGGCGTGGGCCTGCCGCTCTACATTGTGGTATTCGTGTGCGGGGCCGTGCTGATGGCCTTCGAGATGGTGGGCAGCCGCATCCTCGCCCCCACGTTCGGCAGCACGATCTTCGTGTGGGGCAGCCTGATCGGCGTGTTCCTGGCCGCGCTGAGCCTGGGCTACTACGTGGGCGGCGGGCTGGCGGACCGCTGGCCGAAGTTCAGCCTGCTGGGCGCCATCATCGCCGCGGCGGGGCTGCTGGTGCTCGTCGTGCCGCTGATCGCGCCGCCGTGCAACCACTGGATTGACCGGATGAGCCCCGGCGGACGCGCCAATCCGCTGCTGGCCTCGATGCTGCTGTTCTTCGTGCCGAGCGTGCTGCTGGGCATGGTGTCGCCCTATGCCGTGCGGCTCCAGGCCCAGAGCGTGGCCACGACGGGCAGCGTGGCCGGGCGGCTCTATGCGCTCTCGACGCTCGGCAGCATCGCCGGCACCCTGGCCGCCACCTTCTGGCTGGTGCCGACGTACTGGACGAGCAACACCGTGAAGGCCCTGGGCGTGTGCCTCGTGCTGGTGTCGCTCATCGCCCTGGTGCCCAGCCTGGTGCGGCGCGGCGCGAGGGCGAGCGTGGCCGGGCTGCTGGCGGTGGCGGCGCTGCTGGCCGGCGCCGCCGGCCTCGCGGCCGCGAAGCCGCCCTCCTACATCCGCCTGGAGGAGGGCGAGAAGCTGGTGGCCGAGGTGGACTCGCCCTACCAGCACATCGGCGTGGTGCTGCTCTCGCGCGGCTACGGGGACCAGGACAAGCAGTGGTCGCTGCGGATGATGTTCGACAAGTACATCGAGAGCGAGGTCATGGTCCAGAGCGGCGACCCGAGCGACATCCGCCTCAAGGAGCCGTACGAGAGCGGCGCGAAGTACACCGACACCCTGCACCTGCCGTTCCTCTTCAACAAGGACGCGCGGCGGGTGCTCATCGTGGGCGGCGGGGGGGGCGTGGTGCCCACGATCTTCCGCCGCGACTACCCGCAGCTCGAGGCGATTGACGTGGTGGAGATTGACCCGACCGTGGTGGAGGTGGCCGAGAAGTACTTCGGCTTCCGCCCCGGGCAGAATGGCGTGAACACCCATGTGATGGACGGGCGGGTCTACGTGCGCGAGTGTCCGCAGCAGTACGACATCATCCTGCTCGACGCCTTCACGGGCGGCCGGCCGCCGTTCCACCTGCTCACCACGCAGTTCCTCACGCTGGTGAAGGCCCGCCTGGGCCCGCGCGGCGTGGCGCACATGAACATCATCAGCGCGCTCGAGGGCGAGAAGAGCAAGCTCTTCTGGGCCATGCTGAAGACCTTCCACCACGTTTTCGGCCCGGAGCACGTCTACGTGTTCCCCAAGCTCTACGACCCGCGCTGGGGCCAGACCCGCAGCCGCACCGACGGCATGAACATCGAACTGGTGGCGCTGAACTTCGAGGACTTCCAGAACCCGCTGCCCAAGGCCATCATCGAGGCCCGGGCGCGCGAGCGCGTGGGCACGCTCATCAAGATCCCCAGCATCACCCGCCATGCCGAGAACCACATGACGATGGACGACCTGCTGTGCGTTCGCGACCCCAGCGAGCAGCGTCGCGCCGCCCGCCAGGCCGAGTGGCGATCCGCCCCCCTGATGACCGACGACTATGCCCCCGTGGATAACTGGGTGACCGACTGA
- a CDS encoding nucleoside/nucleotide kinase family protein: protein MDDSAGRQRGALWAEGRQAAARALPAVWSAVHAGPLEVAGFGEHVACEAADLARFHIPLAQFLVGRAAEAERRFVVAIAGVPAGGKSVFTALMLRVLRALAPPFGVAAFGLDGYHYPNAWLDAHPAPSGDGTLRRYKGAPFTFDVARLAADLGRLRREAGPVALPVYDRRVHDPVENALVVQPGDRLVLVEGNYLLHRGDGWEALAGLFDLRVFLDLPPGVNRERMIARHVRGGRSREEARAHFERTDGPNTALVAATSAGADLVVKLDAGYRVVGIEPSVP, encoded by the coding sequence ATGGACGACTCGGCAGGGCGCCAGCGCGGAGCGCTCTGGGCGGAAGGGAGGCAGGCGGCGGCGCGCGCGCTGCCGGCCGTGTGGAGCGCGGTGCACGCCGGGCCGCTGGAGGTGGCCGGCTTCGGCGAGCATGTGGCGTGCGAGGCGGCCGATCTGGCGCGCTTCCACATCCCGCTGGCGCAGTTCCTCGTCGGGCGCGCGGCGGAGGCTGAACGGCGGTTTGTCGTGGCTATCGCGGGCGTGCCGGCGGGGGGGAAATCGGTGTTCACGGCGCTGATGCTGCGGGTGCTGCGGGCGCTGGCGCCGCCGTTCGGCGTGGCGGCTTTCGGGCTGGATGGGTACCACTATCCGAACGCCTGGCTCGACGCGCATCCGGCGCCCTCGGGCGACGGCACGCTGCGGCGCTACAAGGGCGCGCCCTTCACCTTCGACGTTGCGCGCCTGGCGGCCGACCTCGGCCGACTACGGAGGGAGGCGGGGCCCGTCGCCCTGCCCGTCTACGACCGGAGGGTGCACGACCCTGTCGAGAACGCTCTTGTGGTGCAGCCCGGCGATCGTCTCGTGCTGGTGGAGGGGAACTACCTGCTGCATCGTGGGGACGGCTGGGAGGCGCTGGCCGGCCTGTTCGACCTCCGCGTGTTCCTCGACCTGCCGCCGGGGGTGAATCGCGAGCGGATGATCGCCCGGCACGTGCGAGGCGGGCGCAGCCGCGAGGAGGCCCGGGCGCATTTCGAGCGCACCGACGGGCCGAACACCGCCCTCGTGGCCGCCACGAGCGCGGGCGCCGACCTCGTGGTGAAACTGGACGCGGGGTATCGCGTGGTGGGGATAGAGCCGAGCGTGCCTTGA